AGAATGTCGATCACTTGTTTGTTTTTTGACTGTCCTAATTCTTCGATCGCATCCAAACGTTCTCTCCAATTAGATTTGCGATTGGCAGATTTTTTTAATTCCTCATAGTTGGCAGGTAACTCGATACCTTTTGTTTCTTTATTATCCAAATGAATCATTTCTCCTTCTGTCTTTATGTAATCCGGATATCAAGATGTCAATCCGATACTATAATAGTCCCATTACCAAGAATGGTTTATTCCACTCTTCATTATACCCGTTTCCCTATTTTAATATAGTTATATTTCTTAATCATCTGCTGTATCTTCAATCAGTCGGGTACCGGGGGCGATGCTTCTAAAAACTTACCTGCACCTATGCTCAAAAAGCGACTTCATCTTTAAAGGGCATAAATCCTGCCTGGATGTATGCCCCTATTGTTGACAATAATGTTCGCTTTCTTATTATGCTGTAAAAAACAGGGAATTAATAACACGAATCTAGTCCACGTAATGTTTTTTATAATCTGGATGGATAGAAAATTTTTTACGTAAATTGGCGAGGTTTACACCAAAGCTTTCTTCTAAAAGTCCCCTATGTTTCTCCATGATTTCCATGAGATACAAATCATGAATCATGACTTCTGTAATGGGCATGACCAAACCTACATGCATGGTCCATGCTGCACGGCTATCTTTACCAAGCGAGACAATACCTGCTACCACTTCTGAATCATCTCCACTAATAACAAGCCATCGCCCACCATACTCTTCTGTAATTTCATGACCCATATAATGAAGGTAAACATTAGCAAAATCACAGACGATTTCACCATAGGCAATAATTGTGACATTGACTCCTTTATTTGCAGCCTGTCTTAGTTCTGACTCTAATACTTCGAATTCTTCTTCCCAAATCTCTAAGAGTATTCTTTTTTTAGCAGATGATATACAAGCTTTTACCTTATCGAGTATTTCATTACGCCCCATGATGTTCCAGATGTTTTCACGATCATTTGCAGAACGTTCAAACTCCGCTAATGATTTTTCTGCCAGTTCAAAGTTTTCTTCTGCTTTCATGCGGCGGTTTTTTATTAGCTCGCTTGCAGGTACGGGAGTATACTGTGGTGTGTTTCCAGGACTAACTAGAATATCCCCTCTTAATGCGAGACTGTCCAGTATTTCATATATTCTTGAACGCGGTACACCGGAGTTTTTTGCAACTGCATAGCCTGTCAATGGCGATTCTTCCAATAAGGCAAGATATGCTTTCGCTTCATATTCGGTAAAATTTAGATTTTTTAATGTGTCTAAAATGTTTTCTTTCATAAACCCTCCACACAACCGTAGTTGCTACCTTTGTAACTAATATTTTAGCAAAATCTGTTGACGATTTCCATTTTCATCTAATATACTTACATAAGTAGTTACTTTAGTAACCCCTATTGAAGGGAAGGGAGAAATAGTATGGATAGCTTACTTACATACATATCAATAGTTGCAATGATGGTTATTATTCCTGGAGCAGATACCATGCTCTTAGTAAAAAACACACTTAGCTATGGTCCAAAAGCTGGACGTTATACCGTTCTCGGAATGGCAACGGGACTTTCTTTTTGGACGCTTATTGCTATTCTTGGACTATCTGTTGTCATTGCAAAGTCCGTGATTCTGTTCAGTACAATCAAATATTTGGGAGCCGCCTACTTAATTTATTTAGGGATAAAAAGTTTTTTTGCTAAAAGCGCTTTTTCATTAAAAGAAATTCAAGCACAAGCAAATACACCTACGAAGTATTCAAGCCGGCATAATAAAGATTCCTTTATGCAAGCATTACTTAATAATATTCTTAATCCAAAGACCGTTTTAGTTTATATAACAATCATGCCTCAATTTATCAATTTGAACGGAAATGTAAACCAGCAATTGATTATATTAGCGTTCATCTTAACCTTTCTTGCTGTATTGTGGTTTCTTTTTCTTGTCTTTCTAATTGATTACGCAAAGAAATGGATGAACAACTCTAAATTCCAGAAAGCATTCCAAAAATCAACTGGCTTAATTTTAATAGGTTTTGGCATAAAAACAGGAATTTAAGTTCATTTACTAACACATCTAATTTGATGATCCGTTCAGAAAATTG
This sequence is a window from Brevibacillus sp. JNUCC-41. Protein-coding genes within it:
- a CDS encoding TrmB family transcriptional regulator, which translates into the protein MKENILDTLKNLNFTEYEAKAYLALLEESPLTGYAVAKNSGVPRSRIYEILDSLALRGDILVSPGNTPQYTPVPASELIKNRRMKAEENFELAEKSLAEFERSANDRENIWNIMGRNEILDKVKACISSAKKRILLEIWEEEFEVLESELRQAANKGVNVTIIAYGEIVCDFANVYLHYMGHEITEEYGGRWLVISGDDSEVVAGIVSLGKDSRAAWTMHVGLVMPITEVMIHDLYLMEIMEKHRGLLEESFGVNLANLRKKFSIHPDYKKHYVD
- a CDS encoding homoserine/threonine efflux transporter encodes the protein MDSLLTYISIVAMMVIIPGADTMLLVKNTLSYGPKAGRYTVLGMATGLSFWTLIAILGLSVVIAKSVILFSTIKYLGAAYLIYLGIKSFFAKSAFSLKEIQAQANTPTKYSSRHNKDSFMQALLNNILNPKTVLVYITIMPQFINLNGNVNQQLIILAFILTFLAVLWFLFLVFLIDYAKKWMNNSKFQKAFQKSTGLILIGFGIKTGI